The following proteins are encoded in a genomic region of Montipora foliosa isolate CH-2021 chromosome 8, ASM3666993v2, whole genome shotgun sequence:
- the LOC137968599 gene encoding zinc finger protein 862-like has protein sequence MSDFKQVLFMHFMLDTLDVVSRLSLVMQKDAVTLAEVKDSIERTSLSIQAMVARPGAKLSQFLEVVANGNQFKGVELNRQDGDIATFNLIKQRVIDSMVAYLNPRFANVSTSDVIAAFDIFNTSLWPDSDDQLALYGEQELNTLAGHFKLLLERNDFDSELVNQEWQELKVCIKRNHSQLKMLPMWQRIFAEYTERFPNILMLVEILLVLPLATACCERGLSTLKRIKSDWRSRLGTETLDHLMRISVDGPDLESYNAARTLQHWWDKGERQQRPEFQLQRK, from the coding sequence ATGTCTGACTTCAAACAGGTGCTTTTTATGCACTTTATGCTTGACACACTTGATGTTGTCAGTCGTCTTAGCCTGGTAATGCAGAAAGATGCAGTCACTTTAGCAGAGGTGAAGGATTCTATTGAACGCACATCCTTGTCTATCCAAGCTATGGTGGCGAGACCTGGTGCAAAGCTCTCACAGTTTCTGGAAGTTGTGGCAAATGGTAACCAGTTCAAAGGTGTTGAACTTAACAGACAAGATGGAGATATTGCTACCTTCAATCTGATTAAACAAAGAGTAATTGACTCCATGGTTGCCTATCTCAACCCTAGGTTTGCTAATGTGAGCACTAGTGATGTTATTGCTGCTTTTGATATCTTCAACACTAGTCTGTGGCCTGATAGTGATGATCAGCTGGCACTGTATGGGGAGCAAGAACTGAATACTCTTGCTGGACATTTCAAGCTATTACTCGAAAGAAATGACTTTGATTCAGAATTGGTTAATCAAGAATGGCAAGAACTCAAAGTTTGTATCAAGAGAAATCATAGCCAATTGAAGATGCTTCCCATGTGGCAGAGAATCTTTGCTGAATATACAGAAAGATTCCCAAACATCCTTATGCTAGTGGAGATATTGCTTGTGTTACCATTGGCCACAGCATGTTGTGAGCGTGGCTTAAGCACCTTGAAACGGATCAAATCAGATTGGAGATCACGCTTGGGAACAGAAACCCTTGATCACTTGATGAGAATCTCTGTTGATGGACCAGATTTGGAATCATACAACGCTGCTCGTACCCTGCAACACTGGTGGGATAAAGGAGAGCGACAACAACGCCCAGAATTTCaattgcaaagaaaatga